Proteins from one Blattabacterium sp. (Blattella germanica) str. Bge genomic window:
- the topA gene encoding type I DNA topoisomerase yields MKENLVIVESPTKAYTIQTFLGKDYYVVSSYGHIIDLPEKEIGVEIKDNFKPNYVILSKKKKIVQNLKILIKNHKIIWLASDEDREGEAIAYQIYKTFNIPDRKYRRIVFHEITKKAIFNAIKNPRSINYDLVYAQQARRILDRLVGFQLSPVLWKKVKRGLSAGRVQSAAVKLIVEQENKIQKFIPSPTYQVYGVFSNEQKMIFNAKLDKKIEDKKKMKNILSLCINSSFLVKKIVIKHEKKNPPPPFTTSSLQQEACKKLNYSISKTMFLAQKLYEKGFITYMRTDSTSLSKDILSEIKDYILSLYGKKYLSTKEFSKGQKFSQEAHESIHPTVINHIDNNYLNFLDIYQKRLYQLIWERTIMGQMIDSVIEKKDFYIQSSHFDDFFIWTKRTVLLDGFMKIVNQDENKKEKLSVLEMKQGTHLQRKEIIAKQIIPSRIHRYNEASLVNNLEKLGIGRPSTYVPIISAIQKRNYVSIQKIIKKTETRKNFLLKGNSIIEKNEQITEIEKNKFIPTEIGVLITNFLKKNFAEIVDYNFTANLEKNFDDIAKGKQSWIKILQNFYDEFHKKIQYVEEYVDKIHKERFLGIDPKSNKKIFSKIARFGPIVQMGEFKDKEKPKFSPLLNSQTINTISFTEALKILELPKSLGFFEEEEVLLKINKYNIYIKHKKKYIPIEEKIFFDSFNLGLEQAIKIIIENRKIN; encoded by the coding sequence ATGAAAGAAAATTTAGTTATTGTAGAATCTCCAACAAAAGCTTATACCATACAAACATTTCTAGGAAAAGATTACTATGTAGTATCTAGTTATGGACATATTATAGATCTTCCAGAAAAAGAGATAGGAGTTGAAATAAAAGATAATTTTAAACCCAATTACGTAATTTTATCCAAAAAAAAAAAAATAGTTCAAAATTTAAAAATATTAATAAAAAACCATAAAATCATTTGGTTAGCTTCTGATGAAGATCGTGAAGGAGAAGCTATTGCTTATCAAATTTATAAAACATTTAATATTCCCGATAGAAAATACAGAAGAATAGTATTCCACGAGATAACAAAAAAAGCAATTTTTAATGCTATAAAAAACCCAAGATCTATCAACTATGATTTAGTTTATGCTCAACAAGCAAGGCGAATTTTAGATCGATTGGTAGGATTCCAACTATCTCCTGTATTATGGAAAAAAGTAAAAAGAGGTTTATCCGCAGGTAGAGTTCAATCTGCAGCAGTAAAACTTATAGTAGAACAAGAAAATAAAATTCAAAAGTTTATACCTTCTCCTACTTATCAGGTATATGGAGTTTTTTCAAATGAACAAAAAATGATTTTTAATGCAAAATTAGATAAGAAAATTGAAGATAAAAAGAAAATGAAAAATATTTTGTCATTATGTATCAATAGTTCTTTTCTAGTGAAAAAAATTGTAATCAAACACGAGAAAAAAAATCCTCCTCCACCATTTACCACTTCTTCTTTACAACAGGAGGCTTGTAAAAAATTAAATTACTCTATATCAAAAACTATGTTTTTAGCACAAAAGTTATATGAAAAGGGATTTATTACATACATGCGTACTGATAGTACAAGTTTATCAAAAGATATTTTATCAGAAATAAAAGATTATATACTTTCTTTATATGGAAAGAAATATTTATCCACAAAAGAATTTTCCAAAGGCCAAAAATTTTCTCAAGAAGCTCACGAATCCATTCATCCTACTGTTATAAATCATATTGATAACAATTATTTAAATTTTTTAGATATATATCAAAAACGTCTTTATCAGTTGATATGGGAACGTACCATTATGGGACAAATGATAGATTCTGTTATTGAAAAAAAAGACTTTTATATTCAGTCTTCTCATTTTGATGACTTTTTTATTTGGACAAAAAGAACAGTTCTATTAGACGGGTTTATGAAAATTGTAAATCAAGATGAAAATAAAAAAGAAAAATTGAGTGTTTTAGAAATGAAACAAGGAACCCACTTACAAAGAAAAGAGATTATAGCAAAACAAATCATTCCTTCTCGTATACACAGATACAATGAAGCTAGTTTAGTAAATAATTTAGAAAAATTAGGGATAGGAAGGCCTTCTACTTATGTTCCTATAATATCTGCTATTCAAAAAAGAAATTATGTAAGTATACAAAAAATTATAAAAAAAACAGAAACTCGTAAAAATTTTCTTTTAAAGGGAAACTCTATTATAGAAAAAAATGAACAAATTACCGAAATAGAAAAAAATAAATTCATTCCTACAGAAATAGGAGTTCTAATCACCAATTTTTTAAAAAAAAATTTCGCAGAAATAGTAGATTACAATTTTACAGCAAATTTAGAAAAAAATTTTGATGATATAGCTAAAGGAAAACAATCTTGGATTAAAATTCTCCAAAATTTTTATGATGAATTTCATAAAAAAATACAGTATGTTGAAGAATATGTAGATAAAATTCACAAAGAACGTTTTCTTGGAATAGATCCTAAATCAAATAAAAAAATTTTTTCCAAAATTGCTCGTTTTGGTCCTATTGTTCAAATGGGAGAATTTAAAGATAAAGAGAAACCTAAATTTTCTCCTTTATTAAATAGTCAGACTATAAACACAATTTCATTTACGGAAGCTTTAAAAATTCTTGAATTACCCAAATCTTTAGGTTTCTTTGAAGAAGAAGAGGTTTTATTGAAAATAAATAAATACAATATTTATATTAAACATAAAAAGAAATACATTCCAATTGAAGAAAAAATATTTTTTGATTCATTCAATTTAGGATTAGAACAAGCTATTAAGATTATAATTGAAAATCGAAAAATTAATTAA
- a CDS encoding phosphoglycerate kinase: protein MIEGIKTVNNFDFKNQIALMRVDFNVPIDKYYNITDDTRIQSTLPTIQKILSEKGKIILISHFGRPKGKPSKTYSLKFLIPFLSEKLKLTVDFCENCIGKNVEQKIHQLKNGKILLLENLRFYKEEEEGNENFAFELSKLGDIYVNDAFGVSHRSHTSISLLPKFFGKKKCIGLLMQKEIQFLNKFLSGKGKKPITVILGGAKISSKIEIIENIIDFADHILIGGGMSYPFIKMKGGKIGNSIVEKNQIIEETLNKILNKCQEKNKKLSFPKDVIIADSFKNTANTKISSIHSIPDRWMGLDIGPSSIKYFCNIIEKSNTILWNGPVGVFEFPNFSLGTRFIAKTIAKRTEKGAFSLVGGGDSIASLKMEGCNNKISYLSTGGGALLESLKNKILPGIKAII, encoded by the coding sequence ATGATAGAGGGTATAAAAACTGTCAACAATTTTGATTTTAAAAATCAAATAGCATTGATGAGAGTAGATTTTAATGTTCCTATAGACAAATATTACAATATAACAGATGATACTCGGATTCAATCCACCCTTCCTACTATTCAAAAAATACTTTCTGAAAAAGGAAAAATAATTCTCATTTCTCACTTTGGAAGACCTAAGGGAAAACCATCTAAAACTTATTCTTTAAAATTTTTAATTCCTTTTCTATCCGAAAAATTAAAATTAACTGTGGATTTTTGTGAAAATTGTATAGGAAAAAATGTAGAACAAAAAATTCATCAATTAAAAAATGGTAAAATTTTGTTATTAGAAAATCTTCGTTTTTATAAAGAAGAAGAAGAAGGTAATGAAAATTTTGCTTTTGAATTATCGAAATTAGGAGATATTTATGTAAATGACGCTTTTGGAGTTTCTCATCGTTCACATACTTCTATTTCTCTTCTTCCTAAATTTTTTGGAAAAAAAAAATGCATAGGACTTCTCATGCAAAAAGAAATTCAATTTTTGAACAAATTTCTATCAGGAAAAGGAAAAAAACCTATTACAGTTATATTAGGAGGAGCAAAAATTTCTTCTAAAATAGAAATTATTGAAAATATTATTGATTTTGCTGATCACATATTAATAGGAGGAGGAATGTCTTATCCTTTTATTAAAATGAAAGGAGGAAAAATAGGAAATTCTATTGTTGAAAAAAATCAAATAATTGAAGAAACATTAAATAAGATTCTTAACAAATGTCAAGAAAAAAACAAAAAATTATCTTTTCCAAAGGACGTGATTATTGCTGATTCATTTAAAAATACAGCGAATACTAAAATTTCATCTATTCATTCTATTCCAGATAGATGGATGGGATTAGATATAGGTCCTTCTTCTATAAAATATTTTTGCAATATTATAGAAAAATCAAATACTATTTTATGGAATGGTCCAGTAGGAGTTTTTGAATTTCCCAATTTTTCTTTGGGGACCAGATTTATAGCCAAAACAATTGCAAAAAGAACTGAAAAAGGAGCTTTTTCTCTAGTAGGAGGAGGAGATTCTATTGCTTCTCTCAAAATGGAAGGATGTAATAATAAAATTAGTTATTTATCTACTGGGGGGGGGGCTTTGTTGGAAAGTTTAAAAAATAAAATACTTCCTGGAATAAAAGCAATTATATAA
- the glmS gene encoding glutamine--fructose-6-phosphate transaminase (isomerizing) — protein sequence MCGIIGYLGYREAYPILINGLKKLEYRGYDSSGIAIFYENGYSLCKTKGRVDELEKKISYDKIKITGTTGIGHTRWATHGIPNDLNAHPHVSNSNELIMIHNGIIENYHAIKIILSKNGFTFKSKTDTEVLVNFIEYIKKENKFSLAEAVRISLNEIVGAYSIAIVDKSHPETIIIAKLGSPLALGINEKEFFIASDPIPFIDYTKNAIYLKDGEMAILKKGKELDLRKIVNNHKLNPIIKKLKINLKQIEKGEYKYFMLKEIYEQPKTILDTLRGRLLISEGIICIDGIESNKDIFINAKCITIVACGTSWHASLIGEYLLEELARIPVEVEYASEFRYRNPIIEKKDVIIVISQSGETADTLAALKLAKKKGAFVFGICNVVGSSIARSVDAGAYTHAGPEIGVASTKAFTAQITVLVLLALKIGKHRSAINDSRYKYLCQELGSIPEKVDNALRIDNSIKKISKVYHNVNNFLYLGRGINFPVALEGALKLKEISYIHAEGYPAAEMKHGPIALIDENMPVVIIATKKGCYNKIVGNIQEIKARKGKIIAIVNEGDIQVSMLADHVIEVPEISEELSPLVTVIPLQLLAYQIAYIRGENVDQPRNLAKSVTVE from the coding sequence TGGTATAATTGGTTATTTGGGTTATAGAGAAGCTTATCCTATTCTCATTAACGGATTAAAAAAATTGGAATACCGAGGGTATGATAGTTCTGGAATTGCCATATTTTATGAAAATGGATATAGTTTGTGCAAAACCAAAGGAAGAGTTGATGAATTGGAAAAAAAAATATCTTATGACAAGATAAAAATAACTGGAACAACTGGAATAGGTCATACTAGATGGGCAACACATGGAATTCCAAATGATTTGAATGCTCATCCTCATGTTTCTAATTCAAATGAACTTATTATGATTCATAATGGAATCATAGAAAATTATCATGCGATTAAAATCATTTTGTCAAAAAATGGTTTTACTTTTAAAAGTAAAACAGATACGGAAGTCCTTGTTAATTTTATTGAATATATTAAAAAAGAAAACAAATTCTCTTTAGCAGAAGCGGTAAGGATTTCTTTAAATGAAATAGTAGGAGCTTATTCTATTGCTATTGTAGATAAATCACATCCAGAAACGATTATCATTGCCAAATTGGGGAGCCCTCTTGCATTGGGAATTAATGAAAAAGAATTTTTTATTGCATCTGATCCGATTCCTTTCATAGATTACACAAAAAATGCTATTTATTTAAAAGATGGAGAAATGGCTATTCTTAAAAAAGGAAAAGAATTAGATCTTAGAAAGATTGTAAATAATCATAAACTCAATCCAATCATTAAAAAACTTAAAATAAATTTAAAGCAAATAGAAAAAGGAGAATATAAGTATTTTATGTTAAAAGAAATATATGAGCAACCAAAAACAATTTTAGATACATTACGTGGTAGGTTATTAATTTCAGAAGGGATTATTTGCATTGACGGAATTGAATCTAATAAAGATATTTTTATTAATGCTAAATGTATAACTATAGTAGCTTGTGGAACTTCATGGCATGCTAGTTTAATTGGAGAATATCTATTAGAAGAACTTGCTCGTATACCAGTAGAGGTAGAGTATGCTTCCGAATTTAGATATAGAAATCCTATTATAGAGAAAAAAGATGTAATTATAGTAATTTCTCAATCAGGAGAAACAGCTGATACTTTAGCGGCTTTAAAATTAGCCAAAAAGAAAGGGGCTTTTGTTTTTGGAATTTGTAATGTAGTAGGATCATCCATTGCACGGAGTGTAGATGCGGGAGCTTATACTCACGCAGGTCCTGAAATTGGAGTTGCGTCTACAAAGGCTTTTACTGCACAAATTACAGTTCTTGTTTTGTTGGCTCTAAAGATTGGAAAACATAGATCCGCTATAAATGACAGTCGTTATAAATATTTGTGTCAGGAACTTGGATCAATTCCAGAAAAAGTTGATAATGCTTTAAGAATAGATAATTCTATCAAAAAAATTTCCAAAGTATATCACAATGTAAACAATTTTCTTTATTTAGGCAGAGGTATTAATTTTCCAGTCGCTTTAGAAGGAGCTTTAAAGTTAAAAGAAATATCTTATATTCATGCAGAAGGTTATCCTGCAGCAGAAATGAAACATGGCCCTATTGCTTTGATTGATGAAAATATGCCAGTGGTTATTATTGCAACAAAAAAAGGATGTTATAACAAAATAGTAGGCAATATTCAAGAAATTAAAGCTAGAAAAGGGAAAATTATAGCTATAGTTAATGAGGGTGATATTCAAGTAAGTATGTTAGCTGATCACGTAATTGAAGTCCCAGAAATTTCTGAAGAACTCAGTCCATTGGTTACTGTTATTCCTCTTCAATTATTGGCTTATCAAATAGCTTATATACGAGGAGAAAATGTAGATCAACCAAGAAATTTAGCAAAATCAGTAACAGTAGAATAA
- the folB gene encoding dihydroneopterin aldolase produces MGKIILDNIRLFGFHGCLSEEKRIGSHYTVNIEIELDFNEASTHDNLSKTIDYVNLYYLVKEEMKIHSKLIEHLAQRIIQRIKKKYKEFLIEIKHIKVKICKENPPIQGNIDRVCVILND; encoded by the coding sequence ATGGGTAAAATTATCTTAGATAATATAAGATTGTTTGGATTCCATGGATGTCTATCAGAAGAAAAACGTATTGGATCTCATTATACTGTAAATATAGAAATTGAATTAGATTTTAATGAAGCTTCCACACATGATAATTTATCCAAAACTATTGATTATGTAAATTTATATTATCTTGTAAAAGAAGAAATGAAAATTCATTCCAAATTAATAGAACATTTAGCACAAAGAATAATTCAAAGAATTAAAAAAAAATATAAAGAATTTTTAATCGAAATCAAGCATATAAAAGTAAAAATTTGCAAAGAAAATCCTCCTATACAAGGAAACATTGATAGAGTATGTGTTATTTTAAATGATTAA
- the rsmI gene encoding 16S rRNA (cytidine(1402)-2'-O)-methyltransferase — translation MLYIVPTPIGNLEDFTFRGLRILKEVDLVLVESYKVSKKLLNFYNIKTQINKYHIYNEHKIIPHLIKEIKKGKKLALISNAGTPSISDPGFLLIQSCIKASISVECLPGPTALIPALVSSGLPINEFTFIGFLPKKKKIKLENLSRENRTIVFYESPHRLLQTLNDIKHFFGLKRNIVVCKEMSKFFQNILRGNIEKIISYYENVEKILGEYTILIEKSS, via the coding sequence ATGTTATATATTGTCCCTACTCCTATAGGAAATCTAGAAGACTTTACTTTCAGAGGGTTACGAATATTAAAAGAGGTAGACTTGGTTTTAGTGGAAAGTTATAAAGTCTCCAAAAAGTTGTTGAATTTTTATAATATTAAAACTCAAATAAATAAATATCATATTTATAATGAACATAAAATAATTCCTCATCTTATCAAAGAAATTAAAAAAGGAAAAAAATTAGCTTTAATATCTAATGCGGGGACTCCTAGTATATCTGATCCAGGTTTTTTGTTAATACAATCTTGTATAAAAGCTTCTATTTCTGTAGAATGTTTACCCGGACCAACAGCTCTAATTCCAGCATTGGTGAGTTCAGGCCTACCTATTAATGAGTTCACTTTTATTGGTTTTTTACCAAAAAAAAAGAAAATTAAATTAGAAAATTTGTCAAGAGAAAACAGAACTATTGTATTCTATGAATCTCCTCATAGATTGTTACAAACATTAAACGATATAAAACATTTTTTTGGATTGAAAAGAAACATTGTAGTTTGCAAAGAAATGTCCAAATTTTTTCAAAATATATTAAGAGGAAATATAGAGAAAATTATTTCATATTATGAAAATGTTGAGAAAATATTAGGAGAATATACCATTCTTATTGAAAAGAGCTCTTAA
- a CDS encoding aspartate-semialdehyde dehydrogenase has protein sequence MKLGIVGVTGLVGRVMIDVLETKNFPLEELYLSASEKSVGKEFSFKEKKYKVISLHHLLLKKPNIVLFSAGSDISKEWAPKFEKIGSIVIDNSSAWRMDPRKKLIVPEVNASFLDKRDKIIANPNCSTIQLVMVLFPLHIEYKIQRVVISTYQSVTGTGKKALDQLNQEKEKNTNINKVYPYSIYQNVLPHCDAFTENGYTMEEMKLIKETRKIMNDQNIAITATAVRVPVIGGHSESVNITFEKKPSIDRIYEILSKTRGIIVQDKPEKNIYPMPLYAHGKDEVFVGRIRKDFSFQNSVNLWIVSDNLRKGAATNTIQIAEYLINKKYI, from the coding sequence ATGAAATTAGGAATAGTAGGAGTAACAGGGTTGGTCGGTCGTGTTATGATAGATGTTTTAGAAACAAAAAATTTTCCATTGGAGGAGTTATATCTTTCTGCTTCTGAAAAATCTGTAGGAAAAGAATTTTCTTTCAAGGAAAAGAAATATAAAGTTATTAGTTTGCATCATTTATTGTTAAAAAAACCGAATATTGTTTTATTTTCAGCAGGATCAGATATCTCTAAAGAATGGGCACCTAAATTTGAAAAAATAGGATCAATAGTTATTGATAATTCTTCTGCATGGAGAATGGATCCTAGAAAAAAATTAATTGTTCCCGAAGTGAATGCTTCTTTTTTGGATAAAAGAGATAAGATTATTGCTAATCCGAATTGTTCTACAATACAATTAGTAATGGTTTTATTTCCGTTGCATATAGAATATAAAATTCAGAGAGTAGTAATTTCTACTTATCAATCAGTAACAGGAACCGGTAAAAAAGCTTTAGATCAATTAAACCAAGAAAAAGAAAAAAATACGAATATAAATAAAGTCTATCCATATTCTATTTATCAAAACGTTTTGCCTCATTGTGATGCTTTTACAGAAAATGGTTATACTATGGAAGAAATGAAACTCATCAAAGAAACAAGAAAAATAATGAATGATCAAAACATAGCTATTACTGCTACTGCAGTACGTGTTCCTGTTATAGGTGGACATTCAGAAAGTGTAAATATTACATTTGAAAAAAAACCTAGTATAGATCGTATATATGAAATTTTATCTAAAACAAGAGGAATTATTGTTCAAGATAAACCAGAAAAAAATATTTACCCTATGCCGTTATATGCTCATGGAAAAGATGAAGTTTTTGTTGGAAGAATACGAAAAGATTTTTCATTTCAAAATTCTGTAAATCTTTGGATAGTTTCTGATAATTTACGTAAAGGAGCTGCAACAAACACCATTCAAATTGCAGAATATTTAATAAATAAAAAATATATTTAA
- a CDS encoding superoxide dismutase, protein MSFKLPKLSYSYKDFEPYIDRKTMDIHYNKHHGTYTENLNKAISGTDMMNLSIEEILRRSYMETPAIRNNSGGFYNHNLFWDILIPSSEYTEISSFLNEKIQKDFDSFDSFKKKFTTAASNRFGSGWAWLCVKEKKLTICSTANQDNPIMSGIGCEGVPILGLDVWEHAYYLQYQNRRLDYISSFWNIINWKKVEENYKKIINNFHG, encoded by the coding sequence ATGTCATTTAAACTTCCAAAACTATCTTATTCTTATAAGGATTTTGAACCTTATATAGATCGAAAAACGATGGATATTCATTATAATAAACATCATGGAACTTATACGGAGAACTTAAATAAAGCTATTTCTGGAACGGATATGATGAATCTTTCTATAGAAGAAATTCTTAGAAGATCTTACATGGAAACTCCAGCAATTCGCAATAATAGTGGAGGTTTTTACAATCATAATCTTTTTTGGGATATATTAATCCCCTCTTCAGAATACACGGAAATCAGTTCTTTTTTAAACGAAAAAATTCAAAAAGATTTTGATTCTTTTGATTCTTTTAAAAAGAAATTCACTACAGCTGCATCTAATCGTTTCGGTTCAGGATGGGCTTGGTTATGTGTAAAAGAAAAAAAATTAACAATTTGTTCTACAGCAAATCAAGATAATCCTATAATGTCTGGAATAGGTTGTGAAGGAGTTCCAATCCTAGGATTAGATGTTTGGGAACATGCTTATTATTTACAGTATCAAAATCGTCGTTTAGACTATATTTCTTCTTTTTGGAATATTATTAATTGGAAAAAAGTGGAAGAAAATTACAAAAAAATTATAAATAATTTTCATGGGTAA
- a CDS encoding RpiB/LacA/LacB family sugar-phosphate isomerase, which produces MLIAIGSDHTGVYYKSLINNFLTKIGCKIKDFGLFEYGEKVDYPDFIHPTAEFVEKGKADFGIIICGSGNGAAMTANKYEKIRAALVWNKEVAFLARKHNNANIISLPARFLDKNEILEIVDIFLKTNFEGGRHKIRIKKIPINSKYNPQ; this is translated from the coding sequence ATGCTAATAGCAATAGGATCTGATCATACAGGAGTATACTATAAATCTTTAATTAACAATTTTTTGACTAAAATAGGATGTAAAATCAAGGATTTTGGATTGTTTGAATATGGAGAAAAAGTTGATTATCCTGATTTTATCCATCCTACAGCTGAATTTGTAGAAAAAGGAAAGGCAGATTTTGGTATTATTATATGTGGAAGTGGAAATGGGGCGGCTATGACTGCAAATAAATACGAAAAAATTCGTGCGGCTTTAGTATGGAATAAAGAAGTTGCTTTTTTAGCAAGAAAACATAACAATGCTAATATTATTAGTTTACCTGCACGTTTTTTAGATAAAAATGAAATTTTAGAAATTGTAGATATATTTCTAAAAACAAATTTTGAAGGGGGTAGGCATAAAATTAGAATAAAAAAAATACCAATAAATAGTAAATATAATCCTCAGTAG
- a CDS encoding uroporphyrinogen-III synthase codes for MKINNILISQPLSGGSDSPYLKLCKNKNVKIDFRSFIEVKGASSSDIRKQKINFSDFTVVLFISKKSVDHYFRLAKSMRFKVPISMKYICQTETIAYYLQKYIVYRKRKIHIGNKSFQDILPYINKYPKEKFFLPSSDILKPEIPNMLNKLNIFWKRGILYKTTSSDLSDLKHICYDILVFFSPAEIKSLFENFPNFDQNGIKIATFGKNTLDAASKAGLKIDIKVPTPEFPSMAMALEKYIK; via the coding sequence ATGAAGATAAATAATATTCTTATTTCACAACCTCTCTCTGGCGGTTCTGATTCTCCATATTTAAAGCTTTGTAAAAATAAAAATGTAAAAATTGATTTTAGATCCTTTATAGAAGTTAAAGGAGCATCATCTAGTGATATCAGAAAACAAAAAATCAATTTTTCTGATTTTACCGTAGTTCTTTTTATAAGTAAAAAATCTGTAGATCATTATTTTAGGTTAGCAAAATCTATGCGTTTTAAAGTTCCAATTTCTATGAAATATATCTGTCAAACAGAAACAATTGCTTATTACTTACAAAAGTACATTGTTTATAGAAAAAGAAAAATTCATATTGGAAATAAATCATTTCAAGACATATTACCTTATATAAATAAATATCCAAAAGAAAAATTTTTTTTACCTTCTTCAGATATTTTAAAACCAGAAATTCCAAATATGTTGAATAAACTAAATATTTTTTGGAAAAGAGGTATTTTATATAAAACGACTTCTAGTGATTTATCTGATTTAAAACATATATGTTATGACATTTTAGTTTTTTTTAGTCCGGCAGAAATAAAATCTTTGTTTGAAAATTTTCCGAATTTTGATCAAAATGGAATAAAAATTGCAACTTTCGGAAAAAATACTTTAGATGCTGCTTCCAAAGCAGGATTAAAAATAGATATAAAAGTCCCTACACCAGAATTTCCTTCTATGGCTATGGCTTTAGAAAAATATATCAAATGA
- a CDS encoding polyprenyl synthetase family protein, which produces MKIILDKIKNPIKKEINEFEKQFTNITKSNVSLIDQITHYIIHRKGKLIRPIFVFLIAKMLGNIQKKTYHTACLIELIHTATLVHDDVIDNSSLRRGSFSINAIWKNKIAVLIGDYLLSKSLLLATNNNYYDLLKIICQTIKDMSEGELLQMEESDKLNITEKTYNQIIYHKTASLIAASCECGARSVNVDEKTALKMRKFGLFVGIAFQIKDDLFDYEEKNNNFTGKPIGIDLREKKITLPLIYTIRKASKEDQKWILNSIKNYDEKKRDKIIDSVKKYGGLEYATQKMIKFRNNALKILELYPESPIKKALKIMVNFIVERNQ; this is translated from the coding sequence ATGAAAATAATTCTGGATAAAATAAAAAATCCTATAAAAAAAGAAATAAACGAATTCGAAAAACAATTTACCAATATAACGAAAAGCAATGTTTCTCTCATAGACCAAATAACTCATTATATTATTCATAGAAAAGGAAAATTAATTCGTCCTATATTTGTTTTTCTAATAGCAAAAATGTTAGGAAACATACAAAAAAAAACATATCATACTGCTTGCTTAATAGAGTTAATACATACAGCCACACTTGTTCATGACGATGTTATCGATAATAGTTCTCTACGTCGTGGTTCTTTTTCTATAAACGCTATATGGAAAAATAAAATAGCAGTTTTGATAGGAGATTACTTACTTTCTAAAAGTCTACTATTGGCAACAAACAATAATTATTACGACCTTCTTAAAATAATCTGTCAAACTATCAAAGACATGAGTGAAGGAGAACTATTACAAATGGAAGAATCTGATAAGTTAAATATTACTGAAAAAACTTACAACCAAATTATTTATCACAAAACAGCTAGTTTAATAGCAGCTTCTTGTGAATGTGGAGCTCGTTCAGTTAACGTAGATGAAAAAACAGCATTAAAAATGAGAAAATTTGGACTTTTTGTAGGAATAGCTTTTCAAATAAAAGATGACTTATTTGATTATGAAGAAAAAAACAATAATTTTACAGGAAAACCCATAGGAATTGATTTAAGAGAGAAGAAAATAACACTTCCACTTATTTATACTATTAGAAAAGCTTCTAAAGAAGATCAAAAATGGATATTAAATTCCATAAAAAATTATGATGAAAAAAAAAGGGATAAAATCATTGATTCCGTAAAAAAATACGGAGGATTAGAATATGCTACTCAAAAAATGATAAAATTTCGTAACAACGCATTGAAAATTTTAGAACTTTATCCAGAAAGTCCTATTAAAAAAGCATTGAAAATAATGGTAAATTTCATAGTTGAAAGAAATCAGTAA